Proteins encoded within one genomic window of [Enterobacter] lignolyticus SCF1:
- a CDS encoding aldehyde dehydrogenase family protein — MKYTHPGLPGAKVTFKSRYGNYIGGEFVDPVSGRWFANPTPVTGKTIAEFPRSDAKDIERALDAAHAAADAWGKTSVQERSNVLLAIADRIEANLEILALTESWDNGKPIRETLNADLPLAVDHFRYFAGCIRAQEGTATEIDSTTVAYHIYEPLGVVGQIIPWNFPLLMAAWKLAPALAAGNTVVLKPAEQTPLGICVLMELIGDLLPAGVVNIVHGYGEEAGEALARSKRIEKIAFTGSTPIGRHILSCAAENIIPSTVELGGKSPNIFFEDIMNGGEDFIDKAVEGVILGFFNQGEVCTCPSRVLVQESIFPHFLEKIVARMEHIRKGDPYDTDTMIGAQASQEQYDKILSYINIAREEGGEILAGGAKLTHANEIQNGFYIQPTLIKGHNAMRAFQEEIFGPVIGIMTFKDEAEALAIANDTEYGLGAGVWTLDINRAWRMGRGIKAGRVWTNCYHLYPAHAAFGGYKNSGVGRETHKMALSQYQQLKNLLVSFSTKPLGLY, encoded by the coding sequence ATGAAGTACACGCATCCTGGTTTGCCTGGCGCAAAAGTGACCTTTAAATCCCGTTACGGCAACTACATCGGCGGTGAATTTGTTGACCCGGTTTCCGGGCGCTGGTTTGCTAACCCGACGCCGGTGACGGGCAAGACGATAGCGGAATTTCCGCGCTCGGACGCGAAAGATATTGAGCGCGCGCTGGACGCGGCTCACGCCGCGGCGGATGCCTGGGGGAAAACCAGCGTGCAGGAGCGCTCCAATGTGCTGTTAGCCATCGCTGACCGCATCGAGGCCAATCTTGAAATACTGGCGCTGACGGAGAGCTGGGACAACGGCAAGCCGATTCGGGAAACGCTGAATGCGGACCTGCCGCTGGCGGTCGATCACTTCCGCTATTTTGCGGGCTGTATCCGCGCGCAGGAAGGCACCGCCACGGAAATTGATAGCACCACCGTGGCCTACCATATTTACGAGCCGCTCGGGGTGGTCGGGCAGATTATACCGTGGAATTTCCCGCTGCTGATGGCGGCCTGGAAGCTGGCGCCCGCGCTGGCGGCGGGGAATACAGTGGTGCTGAAACCGGCGGAGCAGACGCCGCTCGGCATCTGCGTGCTGATGGAGCTGATTGGCGATCTGCTGCCTGCCGGGGTGGTGAACATTGTGCACGGCTACGGCGAAGAGGCGGGAGAGGCGCTGGCCCGCAGCAAGCGTATTGAAAAAATCGCCTTTACCGGCTCAACGCCGATTGGCCGCCACATCCTCTCCTGCGCGGCAGAGAACATTATTCCCAGCACCGTTGAGCTTGGCGGTAAATCGCCGAACATCTTCTTTGAAGACATCATGAACGGCGGCGAAGATTTTATTGATAAGGCGGTGGAGGGCGTGATCCTCGGGTTCTTCAACCAGGGCGAAGTCTGTACCTGCCCCTCGCGCGTGCTGGTACAGGAGTCTATTTTCCCGCACTTCCTCGAGAAAATTGTTGCCCGCATGGAGCATATCCGCAAAGGCGACCCCTATGACACCGACACCATGATCGGCGCGCAGGCCTCCCAGGAGCAGTACGATAAAATACTGTCGTATATCAACATCGCCCGGGAAGAGGGCGGCGAAATTCTGGCCGGCGGCGCAAAGCTGACCCATGCCAATGAGATTCAAAACGGGTTCTATATTCAGCCGACGCTTATCAAGGGGCATAACGCGATGCGCGCCTTCCAGGAGGAGATCTTCGGGCCGGTTATCGGCATCATGACCTTTAAAGACGAGGCGGAGGCGCTGGCGATTGCCAACGATACCGAGTATGGGCTTGGCGCCGGGGTCTGGACGCTGGATATCAACCGCGCGTGGCGGATGGGACGCGGGATCAAAGCGGGACGCGTGTGGACCAACTGCTACCATCTCTATCCGGCGCACGCCGCGTTCGGCGGCTATAAGAACTCCGGCGTCGGGCGCGAAACCCACAAAATGGCGCTGTCGCAGTATCAGCAGCTCAAAAACCTGCTGGTAAGCTTCAGCACCAAACCGCTCGGCCTGTATTAA
- a CDS encoding sigma-54-dependent Fis family transcriptional regulator has translation MMRQAKRPLFPHEDSGLPGPLQDSWQRSQDYGLHRDDDLQPWVAPSFLQDAHERNLWARQLATPLLDHLSAELKKHPSIMVLADATGLVLTTRGDTRFLNKAEHLALSPGHLWSENARGTNAIGTALALGSRCEVSGQEHFLNRNAGLFCSAAPVFRPDGLLAGVVDMSTPAVAPRIDAAALVQRTVRQMEHAWVASGVREHRWLLRLHPDARVLGSHHELILLFEDNVLLGANKLAVDELRLQAAHFGSLTLETLFPALSDRPEIQRSQAYNARDYYVSRTAPPRRLHGRGVEPVPQAPGLDKQKALRILNAGIAVCVTGETGCGKEYFSRELYQQSRWRSGKFVAVNCAAIPENLIESELFGYLPGAFTGASAKGYTGKIREADGGILFLDEIGDMPATMQTRLLRVLQEKTVTPLGGNTAQPVDFALICATHQDLFARVQEGAFREDLFYRIREFNLTIAPLREWSHRQIFIRQLWRSAGGDKRAITLSEPLVEHLAALPWPGNVRQLVSLLKVLMALADDGDTVTPADLPAEYLTVSPQTLSAEDRAIRSASGNMSLAAKTLGISRSTLYRRLERDKHQA, from the coding sequence ATGATGCGACAGGCAAAACGGCCCCTCTTCCCTCACGAAGATTCAGGTTTACCCGGCCCGTTGCAGGACTCCTGGCAACGTAGCCAGGATTACGGTTTGCACCGCGACGACGACTTGCAGCCGTGGGTAGCGCCCTCTTTTTTACAGGACGCCCATGAGCGCAACCTGTGGGCCCGTCAGCTGGCGACGCCGCTGCTGGATCACCTGTCCGCCGAGCTTAAAAAGCATCCGTCGATCATGGTGCTTGCCGACGCAACGGGCCTGGTGCTGACCACCCGCGGCGACACCCGCTTTCTCAACAAAGCCGAGCATCTGGCGCTGTCTCCGGGTCACCTGTGGAGCGAAAACGCCCGCGGTACGAACGCCATCGGCACCGCGCTGGCATTGGGGTCCCGCTGCGAGGTCTCCGGTCAGGAGCATTTTCTTAACCGCAACGCCGGGCTGTTTTGCTCCGCCGCGCCGGTGTTTCGCCCCGACGGCCTGCTCGCAGGCGTCGTGGACATGTCGACCCCTGCCGTCGCGCCGCGTATTGATGCCGCTGCGCTGGTACAGCGCACCGTGCGCCAGATGGAGCACGCCTGGGTCGCAAGCGGCGTACGCGAGCACCGCTGGCTGCTGCGTCTGCACCCCGACGCCCGGGTACTCGGCAGCCACCATGAGCTGATCCTGCTGTTTGAAGACAACGTGCTGCTCGGCGCCAATAAGCTTGCCGTCGACGAGCTGCGGCTGCAGGCGGCGCATTTTGGCAGTCTCACCCTCGAGACGCTGTTCCCGGCGCTGAGCGACCGGCCGGAGATACAGCGCAGCCAGGCGTACAACGCCCGTGACTATTACGTCTCCCGCACCGCGCCGCCCCGGCGCCTGCACGGACGCGGCGTGGAGCCAGTCCCGCAGGCGCCGGGGCTGGATAAGCAAAAAGCGCTGCGTATCCTCAACGCCGGTATTGCCGTGTGCGTCACCGGCGAAACCGGCTGCGGGAAGGAGTATTTCAGCCGCGAGCTGTATCAACAGAGCCGCTGGCGCAGCGGCAAGTTTGTCGCCGTCAACTGCGCTGCCATTCCGGAAAACCTGATTGAATCTGAGTTGTTCGGCTATTTGCCCGGCGCGTTTACCGGCGCCAGCGCTAAAGGCTATACCGGCAAAATCCGCGAGGCCGATGGCGGGATACTGTTTCTTGATGAGATTGGCGACATGCCCGCGACGATGCAGACGCGGCTGCTGCGGGTGCTGCAGGAAAAAACGGTCACGCCGCTTGGCGGCAATACCGCCCAGCCGGTAGATTTTGCGCTGATCTGCGCCACGCACCAGGATCTGTTCGCCCGGGTGCAGGAGGGCGCGTTTCGCGAAGATTTATTCTACCGTATCCGGGAATTTAACCTGACCATTGCGCCGCTGCGGGAGTGGAGCCATCGACAGATTTTTATCCGCCAGCTCTGGCGCAGCGCCGGGGGCGACAAGCGGGCGATTACCCTCTCGGAGCCGCTGGTCGAGCATCTTGCCGCCCTCCCCTGGCCCGGCAACGTACGTCAGCTGGTCAGCCTGCTGAAGGTGCTGATGGCGCTGGCCGACGACGGCGATACGGTCACGCCTGCGGATTTACCTGCGGAGTATCTCACCGTCTCGCCGCAGACGCTGAGCGCCGAGGACCGGGCCATCCGCAGCGCCAGCGGCAATATGAGCCTCGCGGCCAAAACGCTCGGAATATCGCGCAGTACGCTGTACCGCCGGCTGGAGCGGGACAAGCATCAGGCGTAG
- the xdhA gene encoding xanthine dehydrogenase molybdenum-binding subunit XdhA, with protein sequence MDELEATATGEPCMRVDAMAKVTGRARYTDDYVMAGMCYAKYVRSPIAHGYAKQIDSAAARALPGVLAIFTWEDVPETPFATAGHAWTLEPEKRDVADRRLLTRHVRHHGDAVAVVVARDELTAEKAAHLVNVEWEALPVITTPGAALADGAVAIHEGGNLLKATEILADDPHGAIAAADRQFSNHFQTPVIQHCHMEGVTCFAWMEEDKRITIVSSTQIPHIVRRIVGQALGISWSSIRVIKPHVGGGFGNKQDVLEEPMAAFLTAKLGGIPVKVALSREECFLASRTRHAFTIDARLGINRDGTLKGYCLDVLSNTGAYASHGHSIASAGGNKIAYLYPRSAFGYRATTCYTNLPSAGAMRGYGAPQVVFALEALLDDAAAALDLDPVDIRLRNVAREGDKNPVNRKTIFSAGLPECLRKGRELFDWDKRRADYREQQGNLRHGVGVACFSYSSNTWPVGVEIAGARLLLNQDGCIHVQSGATEIGQGADTVFTQMVAETVGMPFGMVHVISTQDTDITPFDPGAFASRQSYVAAPALREAARQLRDKILQHAAEMLHQSSLNLTIRHGMIEMTERPGVALAAVADVAMDAFYHPERGGQLSAEASVKTTTNPPAFGCTFVDLTVDVALCKITINRILNVHDSGRILNPLLAEGQVHGGMGMGIGWSIFEEMIIDETTGLVRNPNLLDYKMPTMMDLPPLESAFVDSCEPQSAYGHKSLGEPPIIPVAAAIRNAVRMATGVGINTLPLTPKRLFIEFRQAGLI encoded by the coding sequence ATGGATGAGCTGGAAGCCACCGCCACCGGTGAACCCTGTATGCGCGTAGACGCGATGGCCAAGGTCACCGGGCGCGCGCGTTATACAGACGATTACGTCATGGCAGGCATGTGCTACGCGAAATACGTTCGCAGCCCGATAGCCCACGGATACGCAAAACAGATAGACAGCGCCGCCGCCCGGGCACTTCCCGGCGTGCTGGCGATTTTTACCTGGGAGGACGTCCCGGAAACGCCGTTTGCCACCGCCGGGCACGCCTGGACGCTGGAGCCGGAAAAACGCGACGTCGCCGACCGCCGCCTGTTGACCCGCCACGTCCGCCACCATGGCGATGCGGTGGCTGTCGTGGTGGCGCGCGATGAGCTGACCGCCGAAAAAGCGGCGCACCTGGTGAACGTGGAGTGGGAGGCGCTGCCGGTCATTACGACGCCCGGCGCCGCGCTGGCGGACGGCGCCGTCGCCATCCACGAAGGCGGCAACCTGCTGAAGGCCACCGAAATTCTCGCCGACGATCCGCATGGCGCGATCGCCGCCGCCGATCGGCAGTTCAGCAACCACTTTCAGACGCCGGTCATCCAGCATTGCCATATGGAAGGCGTGACCTGCTTTGCGTGGATGGAAGAAGACAAGCGCATCACCATTGTCTCCAGCACGCAAATTCCGCATATCGTACGCCGCATCGTCGGCCAGGCGCTGGGAATCTCCTGGTCCTCCATTCGGGTGATCAAACCCCACGTCGGCGGCGGTTTCGGCAACAAGCAGGACGTACTGGAAGAGCCGATGGCGGCATTTCTCACGGCCAAACTCGGCGGCATCCCGGTCAAGGTGGCGCTGAGCCGCGAAGAGTGCTTCCTCGCCAGCCGCACCCGCCACGCCTTCACCATCGACGCCCGGCTTGGCATCAACCGCGACGGTACGCTGAAGGGCTACTGCCTTGACGTGCTGTCGAATACCGGCGCGTACGCCTCGCACGGCCACTCGATAGCCTCCGCGGGGGGTAACAAGATTGCCTACCTTTACCCGCGCAGCGCCTTCGGCTACCGCGCCACCACCTGCTACACCAACCTGCCCTCCGCTGGCGCCATGCGCGGCTACGGCGCGCCGCAGGTGGTGTTCGCGCTTGAGGCGCTGCTGGATGACGCCGCCGCCGCGCTTGATCTTGACCCGGTCGATATCCGCCTGCGCAACGTCGCCCGGGAAGGCGACAAAAACCCGGTTAATCGCAAAACCATCTTCAGCGCCGGTTTACCGGAGTGCCTGCGCAAGGGCCGCGAGCTGTTCGACTGGGATAAACGCCGCGCCGACTACCGCGAACAGCAGGGCAACCTCCGCCACGGCGTCGGCGTTGCCTGCTTCAGCTACAGCTCAAATACCTGGCCGGTCGGGGTGGAAATTGCGGGCGCCCGCCTGCTGCTCAACCAGGACGGCTGTATCCACGTACAGAGCGGCGCGACCGAAATCGGCCAGGGCGCCGACACGGTCTTCACCCAGATGGTCGCCGAAACCGTTGGCATGCCGTTCGGTATGGTGCACGTCATCTCGACCCAGGATACCGACATTACGCCGTTCGACCCGGGCGCGTTTGCCTCCCGCCAGAGCTATGTCGCGGCGCCCGCGCTGCGCGAGGCGGCCCGTCAGCTGCGCGACAAGATACTCCAGCACGCCGCCGAAATGCTGCACCAGTCGTCGCTGAACCTGACGATTCGCCACGGCATGATCGAGATGACCGAACGCCCTGGGGTCGCGCTGGCGGCGGTTGCCGACGTGGCGATGGATGCGTTCTACCATCCGGAGCGCGGCGGCCAGCTGTCAGCGGAAGCGTCGGTGAAAACCACCACCAACCCGCCCGCCTTCGGCTGCACCTTTGTCGACCTCACCGTCGACGTGGCGCTGTGCAAAATCACCATCAACCGCATTCTGAACGTCCATGACTCCGGGCGGATCCTCAACCCGCTGCTGGCGGAAGGCCAGGTTCACGGCGGAATGGGCATGGGCATCGGCTGGTCGATTTTCGAGGAGATGATCATCGACGAGACCACAGGACTGGTGCGTAACCCCAACCTGCTGGACTACAAAATGCCGACCATGATGGATCTGCCGCCGCTGGAAAGCGCCTTTGTCGACAGCTGCGAACCGCAGTCCGCCTATGGACATAAATCGCTCGGCGAGCCGCCGATTATTCCGGTGGCGGCCGCTATCCGCAATGCGGTCCGCATGGCGACCGGGGTTGGCATCAATACCCTGCCGCTGACGCCGAAACGCCTGTTTATCGAGTTCCGCCAGGCGGGATTGATTTAA
- the xdhB gene encoding xanthine dehydrogenase FAD-binding subunit XdhB, with the protein MFDIETYHRATSLQQAVTLAANHPQARLIAGGTDVLIQLHHLNDKYRHVVDIHGLAELRGITQDRDGAIRIGSGTTFTELIENPIVQRHLPALAAAAASIAGPQIRNVATYGGNICNGATSADSATPSLVYDATLEIVSPQGTRFTPVLGFHTGPGKVALEPGDIAVAFHFPVQPQTGTGSAHFKYAMRDAMDIATIGCAAWCHVENGAFRELRLAFGVAAPTPVRCPHAEQAALGAPVSEQTLSAISEALLADVSPRSSWRAAKDFRLHLIQTMAQRVIRRAVVHAGGTL; encoded by the coding sequence ATGTTTGATATTGAAACGTATCATCGCGCCACCAGCCTGCAGCAGGCGGTGACGCTTGCGGCCAACCACCCGCAGGCGCGGCTGATTGCGGGCGGCACCGACGTGCTGATCCAGCTTCATCACCTGAACGACAAATACCGTCACGTGGTGGATATTCACGGCCTTGCCGAGCTGCGCGGCATCACCCAGGACCGTGACGGGGCGATCCGTATCGGCTCGGGCACCACGTTTACCGAGCTGATTGAAAACCCGATTGTTCAGCGCCATCTGCCCGCTCTGGCGGCAGCGGCGGCCTCAATCGCCGGCCCGCAGATCCGCAATGTCGCCACCTACGGCGGCAATATCTGCAACGGGGCGACCAGCGCCGACTCCGCGACGCCGTCGCTGGTTTATGACGCCACCCTGGAGATCGTTTCGCCGCAGGGCACCCGTTTTACTCCGGTGCTCGGCTTCCATACCGGCCCGGGCAAGGTCGCGCTGGAGCCTGGCGATATCGCCGTCGCGTTCCACTTCCCGGTACAGCCGCAAACCGGCACGGGCAGCGCCCACTTTAAGTACGCCATGCGCGACGCCATGGATATCGCCACCATCGGCTGCGCCGCCTGGTGCCATGTGGAAAACGGCGCTTTCCGCGAGCTGCGGCTGGCGTTCGGCGTCGCCGCGCCGACGCCGGTACGCTGCCCGCACGCCGAGCAGGCGGCGCTGGGCGCCCCCGTCAGCGAACAGACGCTAAGCGCGATTAGCGAAGCGCTGCTGGCCGACGTTTCCCCCCGCTCCTCCTGGCGCGCGGCGAAAGACTTCCGTTTACATCTCATCCAGACCATGGCCCAGCGCGTTATCCGTCGCGCCGTTGTCCATGCAGGAGGCACCTTATGA
- the xdhC gene encoding xanthine dehydrogenase iron sulfur-binding subunit XdhC produces the protein MNHASWVTVTCTINGAPYQFTLSPATPLSDLLRTQGLLSVKQGCCVGECGACTVLIDGTAIDSCLYLAAWIDGKEIRTLEGESVGGELSAVQAAYAKSGAVQCGFCTPGLVMATKALLAKPHVKPFTVQEIRRGLAGNLCRCTGYQLVVDTVLTLEKEQERND, from the coding sequence ATGAACCACGCATCCTGGGTTACCGTGACCTGCACCATCAACGGCGCGCCTTACCAGTTCACGCTCTCTCCCGCAACGCCGCTTTCCGATCTGCTGCGCACGCAGGGGCTGCTGAGCGTGAAGCAGGGCTGCTGCGTTGGCGAATGCGGCGCCTGTACGGTGCTTATTGACGGTACGGCTATCGACAGCTGTCTCTACCTCGCGGCCTGGATTGACGGGAAGGAGATTCGCACCCTGGAAGGAGAGTCGGTGGGCGGTGAGCTGTCGGCCGTGCAGGCGGCCTATGCGAAATCCGGCGCGGTGCAGTGCGGCTTCTGTACGCCGGGGCTGGTCATGGCGACAAAGGCGCTGCTGGCGAAACCGCACGTGAAGCCGTTTACGGTGCAGGAGATCCGACGCGGGCTGGCGGGAAATTTATGCCGCTGTACCGGTTATCAGCTGGTGGTCGACACGGTTCTCACGCTGGAAAAGGAGCAGGAGCGCAACGACTGA
- a CDS encoding sigma-54 interaction domain-containing protein, translated as MIPANTLSVLMQIQPTIQRFARMLSSVLQLEVEIVDDALCRVAGTGAYGKSLGRKLNADSRLLRYVLETKKEKVVTHSRFDPLCEGCTSKDNCKEKAFLGTPVIYQDQCVGVISLIAVTHEQQEHINDNLHEFSDYVRHVSSIFVAKLLDDQSGNDNIRKIFSTMIENMDQGVLVVGEDNQVKFANQTALKVLGAMQGNMIGKTIHFRPLTFERNFTHGHMQHVVSFDDKSELIIGQLHSIQDQQLFLMAFHQSHSSSTVTPAQDEPQIEHLVGECRPMRQLKKLISRIAPSPSSVLIVGESGTGKEVVARAIHQLSDRKSKPFIAINCAAIPEQLLESELFGYVKGAFTGASANGKTGLIQAANHGTLFLDEIGDMPLTLQAKLLRAIESREIQPVGASHPVPVDIRIISATNQNLDQFIADGKFREDLYYRLNVIPLRLPPLRERQDDIELLIHYFLHLHTRRLDLVYPGVAPEVISLLKRYRWPGNLRELSNLIEYLINVVPSGEVIDVSLLPPNLISSGKLPERDMASVTVLSAQRDDDGVTGLEEMEKQMIREALSRYSNKKQAADELGIGIATLYRKIKKYELLSA; from the coding sequence ATGATACCCGCAAACACGTTATCCGTTTTGATGCAGATTCAGCCTACCATCCAGCGTTTTGCCAGAATGCTATCAAGCGTCCTTCAGCTTGAGGTCGAGATAGTCGACGATGCGCTCTGCCGCGTGGCCGGGACGGGGGCGTATGGAAAGTCACTGGGGCGCAAGCTGAACGCGGACTCGCGCCTTTTGCGCTACGTACTTGAAACAAAAAAAGAAAAAGTTGTTACCCACTCGCGTTTCGACCCGCTGTGCGAAGGGTGTACCAGTAAAGATAACTGTAAGGAGAAAGCTTTTCTGGGCACGCCGGTCATTTACCAGGACCAGTGTGTTGGGGTTATCAGCCTGATTGCCGTCACGCATGAGCAGCAGGAGCATATCAATGATAATCTTCATGAGTTTTCTGATTATGTTCGCCACGTCTCATCAATATTTGTTGCTAAATTGCTCGATGACCAAAGCGGGAATGATAATATTCGCAAAATATTCTCGACAATGATTGAGAATATGGATCAGGGCGTGCTGGTCGTCGGTGAAGATAATCAGGTCAAGTTTGCCAACCAGACGGCATTAAAAGTATTAGGCGCCATGCAGGGAAATATGATTGGCAAAACCATTCATTTTCGCCCATTAACCTTCGAGCGCAATTTCACCCACGGCCATATGCAGCATGTGGTCTCCTTTGATGATAAAAGCGAGCTGATTATCGGCCAGCTGCACTCCATCCAGGATCAGCAGCTGTTTTTGATGGCTTTTCACCAGTCGCACTCTTCATCTACCGTGACCCCGGCGCAGGACGAGCCGCAGATAGAGCACCTGGTGGGTGAGTGCCGTCCGATGCGCCAGCTCAAAAAACTGATAAGCCGTATCGCCCCCAGCCCTTCCAGCGTGCTGATCGTCGGGGAGAGCGGGACCGGTAAAGAGGTGGTCGCCCGGGCGATACACCAGCTGAGCGATCGAAAATCGAAGCCGTTTATCGCCATTAACTGCGCCGCGATCCCGGAACAGCTGCTGGAAAGCGAGCTGTTCGGCTACGTTAAAGGCGCCTTCACCGGCGCATCGGCCAACGGGAAGACCGGGCTGATTCAGGCCGCTAACCACGGCACGCTGTTTCTCGATGAAATTGGCGATATGCCGCTGACGCTGCAGGCGAAGCTGCTGCGGGCGATAGAGTCCCGCGAGATCCAGCCCGTTGGCGCCAGCCATCCGGTGCCGGTGGATATTCGTATTATTTCCGCCACCAACCAGAACCTCGACCAGTTCATCGCCGACGGTAAGTTCCGCGAAGATCTCTACTACCGGCTGAACGTTATCCCGTTACGGCTGCCGCCGCTGCGCGAGCGTCAGGACGATATTGAGCTGCTGATCCACTACTTCCTGCATCTGCATACCCGGCGGCTGGATCTGGTCTATCCCGGCGTCGCGCCGGAGGTGATTTCACTGCTCAAGCGCTACCGCTGGCCAGGCAACCTGCGCGAGCTCAGCAACCTTATCGAGTACCTGATTAACGTGGTGCCGTCCGGCGAGGTGATTGACGTCTCGCTGCTGCCGCCAAACCTTATCAGCAGCGGCAAACTGCCGGAGCGCGATATGGCAAGCGTCACCGTGCTTAGCGCACAGCGCGACGACGATGGCGTTACGGGACTTGAGGAGATGGAAAAACAGATGATTCGCGAAGCGCTGTCCCGCTACAGCAACAAGAAGCAGGCGGCGGACGAACTCGGTATCGGTATCGCCACGCTGTATCGCAAGATAAAGAAGTACGAACTGCTCAGCGCCTGA
- the ygeW gene encoding knotted carbamoyltransferase YgeW — MKTVNELIKDINTLTSHLHEKDFLLTWEQTPDELKQVLDIAAALKTLRAENIATKVFNSGLGISVFRDNSTRTRFSYASALNLLGLAQQDLDEGKSQIAHGETVRETANMISFCADAIGIRDDMYLGAGNAYMREVGAALDDGHKQGVLPQRPALINLQCDIDHPTQSMADLAWLREHFGSLENLKGKKIAMTWAYSPSYGKPLSVPQGIIGLMTRFGMDVTLAHPEGYDLIPDVIEVAKNNAKASGGSFRQVTDMAEAFKDADIVYPKSWAPYKVMEQRTELLRANDHDGLKTLEKACLAQNANHKDWHCTEEMMKLTRDGNALYMHCLPADITGVSCAEGEVTEGVFEKYRIETYKEASWKPYIIAAMILARKYAKPGMVLEQLLREAQKRIK; from the coding sequence ATGAAAACTGTTAACGAGCTGATCAAGGATATCAATACGCTAACTTCCCATCTGCATGAAAAAGACTTTCTGCTGACATGGGAGCAAACGCCGGATGAACTGAAGCAGGTACTGGATATCGCGGCGGCGTTAAAAACGCTGCGTGCGGAAAACATTGCCACGAAAGTCTTCAACAGCGGTCTGGGTATCTCCGTATTCCGCGATAACTCCACCCGAACCCGCTTCTCCTACGCCTCCGCGCTGAACCTGCTGGGTCTGGCGCAGCAGGATCTGGATGAAGGCAAGTCGCAAATCGCCCACGGGGAAACCGTGCGTGAAACCGCCAACATGATCTCCTTCTGCGCTGACGCCATCGGCATTCGTGACGATATGTACCTCGGCGCGGGCAACGCCTACATGCGCGAAGTGGGCGCCGCCCTGGACGACGGGCATAAGCAGGGCGTGCTGCCGCAGCGTCCGGCGCTCATTAACCTGCAGTGCGATATCGACCACCCGACCCAGTCAATGGCCGACCTCGCCTGGCTGCGTGAGCACTTCGGCTCGCTGGAAAACCTCAAGGGCAAGAAGATAGCCATGACCTGGGCCTACTCCCCAAGCTACGGCAAACCGCTCTCCGTACCGCAGGGCATTATCGGCCTGATGACGCGTTTTGGAATGGACGTCACGCTGGCGCATCCGGAAGGTTACGACCTGATTCCGGACGTTATCGAAGTGGCGAAAAACAACGCCAAAGCCTCCGGCGGCAGCTTCCGTCAGGTCACCGATATGGCGGAAGCCTTTAAAGATGCGGATATCGTCTATCCGAAGTCCTGGGCGCCGTACAAGGTCATGGAGCAGCGCACCGAGCTGCTGCGCGCGAACGATCACGACGGGCTGAAAACCCTGGAAAAAGCCTGCCTGGCGCAGAACGCCAACCACAAAGACTGGCACTGCACCGAAGAGATGATGAAGCTGACCCGCGACGGCAACGCGCTTTATATGCACTGTCTGCCTGCCGATATCACCGGCGTCTCCTGCGCTGAAGGTGAAGTTACCGAAGGCGTCTTCGAAAAATACCGCATCGAAACCTACAAAGAGGCGAGCTGGAAACCGTACATCATCGCCGCGATGATTCTGGCCCGTAAATACGCTAAACCGGGCATGGTGCTGGAACAGCTGCTCAGGGAAGCGCAAAAGCGCATCAAGTAA